The Hydractinia symbiolongicarpus strain clone_291-10 chromosome 2, HSymV2.1, whole genome shotgun sequence genomic sequence AAAATGCTGACCAAAAATGCTTTGAAAGATCTGGATAAGCATGATACAGCACCAATAACGatattgaagaaaaagaaaaagtacatGGCAATAtggtaaattttcaaatttcttaCATAGATCGCAATTGTTGATAAGGGCTTCACAGTGAAAACTTTGTATGCCAGCAGTAATTGCAGGAGATAAATTATCAAAGGCATAAGCAAGTATGATGCAAGGTACCTTATAAGATTTTCCGCAACTTCTTGAACAGATGGAAAATCAACTGCCAAAACAATAAATCCATATATCAGGAagaacaaaatgaaaaatacaatgaaaaaaacaatcatCCCCCAGGTCATGTATGCAACCAAATAACCAGGAAAGAATAAATTGTAATAAACCATTAATCGATAGTTAACAAGTTTGGAAATATCAGTTTTTTTGCCAGCATACAGAGTTAACACATTTGCACGGTGTGAATAGATAAAGTGAAGCAGTAGCAGACCATACACTATTCCAGTTACAGCAAAGGAAACATAAAATGAAATGTAAAAACCTTCCATTGTTTTCTTAAGTGTTGGGTATATGTTTTCGGTTGAATTGATATTAGACTCCAGTGAAGTAAGAAGAATCCCATTTGCTTTACTGAAACCATATATGGATAAAACAGCCAGATAATAATACACAATCACGATAACCACGATAGATGATAAAAACACAGTAGAAAACTTAAACCAAGGCTTGCTGTATCTGCTGTACAATCTTTTGAGGAAGTTGCTGCTATAAAAATCTACAACGTCTCTTGAAAGGACATTAAGCGCTTTCTTCACATAAGTAATTTGATAGTCGTTCACTAGTTTATGCTCCAGTAACGGTCTGCAGTACACTCCTTGCTTCAAATTTATGTaacaatttttaacaaatattccAAAAAGAGCCAACATGCTTAAAATGCTGGGTAAGTTTTCCATAACATTTACCAAAACAAGTTCCGTAACATTAAAGGAGCAGGAGTAATAACAAGACTGTAAcaacacaaaaattaatttccacaaTGTAAACAATGCACCAAAAACATACGCCATGACAACATATGAAGAATTAATACAAGCAAATAACGGAAAGTTTATCAGTCCAATCTCTATAATATAAATAGTACCACAAAAAGCCTGCCCAATAACCCCAGGCAGAAACACAAGAACAGTGGAACTGTTCATTAAAAGATGCACAATATCTCCAATCATTGATGCAAAAGCAAGTATTACCATGAAGCGATTCTTATCATTGTCCAGTAGAAACAGAAATGGAGCAATAACTTTAACTTGTCTAGTTTTATAATATTCGTAAGCATAAAGTACAAAAATTATCAGCAATGAAGGTATAATAGTATAATGCTGCAGCATAGCTATACTTAACACTGGTTGACATGTTGCATTTGTTGAGCTCATCTTGTTTAGTTGcttttctaaataaaagaaaaaataaacttttaataaaaGCTATTTCACTTTCctgatttctttttaaatttatggaaCGGATTAGCTAAAAATATACAATTTCACATTTAATAGGCACTTTAGTCAGGTGACTAGAATGTCTCAAATTTGATAGCAGGATTTAGGCTGCtcttataatttatataaaattgataaattctcatataaaacaaaaagaaatatatctTCATTTGGGCAGATATCAATGCTGAAATTTTAATAATCTGGATGATAATAtataatactagtcgataaagaaaATCCACTCAGACAGGATAACAAGTGTCATgtgaattttaatgacgtcaccatctacaaaagaaattaatttagaaacttgttttcacgttgcctccatTGTGTGGAGCTTAAAGAGATAAAAAGGTTTAAACATTTTGCTGAGGTCAGCAACGTCCCCACagagtacaatttttttttataaatttgtatatcagttatcatatagatcttgaaacgctgataaaaaatgtataggatgtgCTTTTGACAAAGGGTTGCAGAGAAAAATatagatttttccacaggccttatcACAAGGCAAACGGAAAGACAATGGGAAAGATCtgtcatataaattttattgacatcagcaaatattttagTATATTGCACATTGCCctttaccaaaaaaaataaatctaaaaatgtcaaaaagtagGTGTGCAAGAAGTAATTCCTAAGTTAACACagatgttaaaaaaatcttattacaaaatgtaaagaaaaacaGCTTGAAATTCTAGTTCATCACAAAGCAACAGTAACCAAGTTACAATAACTGACAGTCACAACatcttatgtgattatgttaaaaaccttcaatattttaatctgaagtgacAAAAAGAAAGGCCTGCAAGAGTAAGCACATATCtatgaaaataagtttttacacattttaaacaaaatgcttatacaacaatatcaaaaagccatagtttggaaaacatcaaatttaaatctcaaaaaatcatttattcagtTGCATACAATCTTCTCCcgtaaaaatatacacaaaatgaaaaaattaactgGTTAATTTTTGTCTGAtgatccgtactgccctttactaaacattttaaactgaaatgtcAAAGAGGCAgggagcaaggagtaaatttggaATAGACAAATatcattgtttgtttttaaagaaacaaaaaaaaatcagttcattcagcatgttgtatattgccattacccatagaaggttatgaaacacatcaaattatagaaaaatcagtcatttcagtgcatacagtccttggccaacaaaaacagtttcagtgagaaaatttagtaattttattATCATCACGAAacaattattatattatatatatactacaaaattttgtaaaattatcaacaaaaacATGAAACCATGAAATTTTCTTCCAGTGAAAATGACAGCACATACTTTTTcccaaaagtttaaaattcaaaatataaaCAGACATTAGCTTCACAACAGCTTACAATGAAGTGtaattctacaaaaatttgttctccCAGTATGTTGCATGTGAATGCTTGTACACTTAGGACCATttgattttcaaattaaattgaaaatcaaaattattcacaaattttgaatattgattttcaatttatatAGTTGAAAATCAAATGGGTCTAATGGTACACGCATTCATGCGGTCTATTTCcataaaagtttacacaaaatttcaaaaaaacagcACTTTgcaatacaaaaatataaactgacaaccatcctctcataattttttttaagctaAAGTCATAAACCCACATAAATTTCCAATCTAATGTCAATaacccctgtaaaaataacttgGCATTTTGCacgtaggctgacaaaagtttatcaggatgaggaaacaaaacaataaaaaataacttaacacacaaagtttaaattcaataaaatttgttccacttgtcatattgtggTCCTCTTGTAAATTGGTATAAACAATGAGTAACACtcctaaaagttcaagaaagattttttagctagctagcgtgTTACATCCTAATTTgtgttcaaaaaagaagagaagtttCACTACAAGGTACCTATAAATACCTAAAAAAAAGAGGGAGCCTtgaagctaacattagctagctaacaaaacATTAACTAAGACACTCAGTTATATATACTGGGCTGGGAAGACTTAGCTACGTCTATAGCTAGCCATAtgtgcttagtaaaacacatataaaggaaaacaataaaaattatgacatttgcagttAGTTTAACAAACCAAAACTTTCTATTTCGCTGGAATATTTGTTTGGTAGCCAGCTAGCAGCTTTatgcagcattttgaatttaagacgaatacattagttacgcaccagtgGATacataattatgcaaaaaaatgtaaacaaatgctagcttttttataaaaaacgcggtaaaatataaaactccaATGCGATTGGATTTGAGAATGTGATTTTCCTTGACAATTTTTAGTGTGCTACACGGaaagtctaaaaatatcaaaattcttaCTTTTCTCAATTTCAATTCACTTGAAACTCCAGCATTCATTTTGTACTTTtaactttactacttctagctccactctttACTTCCGAAGTAACTTTTTGTGGCTTTCAACTTAACTTTTCTTCATTTGGACTTTTCTTTCGTTTTTATATATTCGTTTTTGAAACACTTTACTTTTTCCATTttcctttttgttgttttgtgttGATGGTAACCCTCTTCCaaattatatgtttttttaattcactcTACTTCTCCACTTTgacttttcttgcttttaatatCTGCACTTTTTTATGACTCAGGGATCGTcaaaaatgagacattttttaTCCGCTTCTTTAGTTTGCCTTTTGTCAAGAACTTTGTCGAgaaaattttatgtttgtttgtttttacgccaAGGGAACTGTCTATTTGAATGCCGTCCCATTCAAAAATGTGCATTTGAGCAAACCATATTGCTTATTTTtatcacgtggtttctaacCATTGCGAgacaaatgcaaacaaaacaaaaaaacttgaaaaactcACGCATTCAGGTGGTACAAAATATTgcgtttgcaaaagtgacagacacaCACActgaactggcgtattattatagagatgggTCTGCCATagcagaaaaaattattttcaaactttAATTTGTAAGAATTGTGTAAGGAAAGGTAACAAACCAGTACTAATGTGTTAGAAGGAACAATTTGAATAATTGCTTCCAGAGAAAAAAGTAGAGGAAGGAGACCTCATTCTCAAGACAtttgaaaaacatttcaaaCAACCACGCTCGGAATATGTCAACACTTTACACagaaatataaaagtaaaaaactggcgaagcaaaaaaaattgatttaaattaGCCGAATCAGGGAGGATCCAAAGATGTGCTGCGTCATATGTAAATATTGCCAAAAATAACTATTGTGATAAACTGACATGTATAAAATTTGGTCACCCAGAACCAGATTCCACTTCAAACTCTCAACTAAGACAGGTTAAAGGACAAATTGCCACCCGGGACAGCTTAAAAACACAAACTGTCAACAAGAAcagcttaaaaaaaaaactttcaaaaaagaCAGCTTACAAACACAAAATATTCCTAAATAAACAAGGAAAATGGTTatcatttgaaaaatataaagaaatcgAACCTAGCGGCAAAAACGTGGTAAAAAAAAGACACCTGTAAATGCCTGAATAACTTGCCAAGCGActacaaataaaacttttgtaACGTATATGGTCAAAAGTCATTTATAGATGTAAACTAGAATGTGTATCTATATTTTTCTGTATTTATACTAAGAAATGTTAGGATTTAAAGAACTAAATatcaatataaaatatatactaGAATGTCATTGTCATAACTCTCCAGTAAGAAATAACATATACAACCTGCAAAACAGCAGCAATGGAAACTATCATGAAATATAGACAACCTGCCAATCGACAACAAATAAAATAACCCTTTTGACAAATTCACGGAATCAGACAGAAGACCTGAATTATCATAAAGAATTGGTGGGTCGGGAAAACCTGATACCTTGCAACAACCTGCAAAGAAAAAGGATAAGTGTAAACATACATGTTTCGTCATTTTCTAATGACATCATCAAGTGTAAacgtacaaaatttttttttttgaaaaaagagccTTTTGCACAAAAATTTCAGATGTATCAAAACAAACATGACAGTGGAGTAGTGATGCAGGGTCGGAGCAACCTAAATCATGTCTGTATGCAATTAACTAGAGTTATTAAACTTAACTATTGTTATAAATATCTGA encodes the following:
- the LOC130629486 gene encoding stimulated by retinoic acid gene 6 protein-like, with the protein product MSSTNATCQPVLSIAMLQHYTIIPSLLIIFVLYAYEYYKTRQVKVIAPFLFLLDNDKNRFMVILAFASMIGDIVHLLMNSSTVLVFLPGVIGQAFCGTIYIIEIGLINFPLFACINSSYVVMAYVFGALFTLWKLIFVLLQSCYYSCSFNVTELVLVNVMENLPSILSMLALFGIFVKNCYINLKQGVYCRPLLEHKLVNDYQITYVKKALNVLSRDVVDFYSSNFLKRLYSRYSKPWFKFSTVFLSSIVVIVIVYYYLAVLSIYGFSKANGILLTSLESNINSTENIYPTLKKTMEGFYISFYVSFAVTGIVYGLLLLHFIYSHRANVLTLYAGKKTDISKLVNYRLMVYYNLFFPGYLVAYMTWGMIVFFIVFFILFFLIYGFIVLAVDFPSVQEVAENLIRYLASYLLMPLIIYLLQLLLAYKVFTVKPLSTIAIYVRNLKIYHIAMYFFFFFNIVIGAVSCLSRSFKAFLVSILFLGRIDHTAMISKFFQKFDSGFLAYIGFLHVQASYKNPIMRYFCQILLNESCKSDSTILEDGYCLFTDSRCIVRRQHIVNSVAFNRWFLAYTLINNPSLVKERFKIVKPRLPTIVC